From a single Fulvivirga ulvae genomic region:
- a CDS encoding DUF4274 domain-containing protein, producing MNNFSPETNLWFDNIRKHLKSRIKSFNNLKPEVKSKYRDIRDYFIWTEEKQQMFGYPGPIECDIDRIWAETNRKVKKELGGKSEAANIAARILRDEFSIDITQEVMRHSQPCYVLHDQLNEIDWDIEEERDFSTVVKLIKNKNLDRGSALQIYWELSPEYYTQFAAEGNIKYDYQKKVFRLIRHIEKRLLANDLLTNLIPYKPMPENRRAEVKTVWQIPEELKKPNF from the coding sequence ATGAATAATTTTTCACCTGAAACTAACTTATGGTTCGACAATATTAGAAAACATTTAAAGAGCCGGATAAAGAGCTTCAACAATTTAAAACCGGAGGTGAAAAGTAAATACAGGGATATTAGAGATTATTTTATTTGGACCGAGGAGAAACAGCAGATGTTCGGTTATCCGGGTCCAATTGAATGTGATATTGATAGAATATGGGCTGAAACAAATCGTAAAGTAAAAAAAGAACTTGGAGGGAAAAGCGAAGCCGCAAATATTGCGGCACGGATTCTCCGCGATGAATTCAGTATAGATATCACACAGGAGGTTATGCGGCATTCGCAGCCATGTTATGTTTTACATGATCAGCTCAATGAGATTGACTGGGACATTGAAGAGGAGCGTGATTTCAGTACAGTTGTCAAACTTATAAAAAATAAAAATTTGGACCGTGGTAGTGCTCTTCAGATATATTGGGAGCTGTCTCCTGAATATTACACCCAGTTTGCAGCAGAAGGCAATATAAAATATGATTACCAGAAAAAGGTATTCAGGTTGATCAGGCATATTGAAAAGCGCCTTCTGGCTAATGACCTACTTACCAACCTGATTCCTTACAAGCCAATGCCGGAAAATAGGCGCGCGGAAGTGAAAACTGTATGGCAGATTCCCGAGGAGTTGAAAAAGCCTAATTTTTAG
- a CDS encoding anhydro-N-acetylmuramic acid kinase produces the protein MKNKEKYKAIGLMSGTSLDGLDLAFCEFEIEDGLWSYQIHGTETRSYPEELYNFLKTAVEFSGLELTKLDVELGQWMGKVVKSFIDSNQFEVDFIASHGHTVFHQPESGITMQIGNGNSIAAISQLPVVYDFRSLDVALGGQGAPLVPIGDALLFHGYDYCLNLGGIANISFHKDGRRLAYDICPCNMALNYIANKKGHNYDKGGAIAREGKLLPGLLEVLDNLAFYKQPYPKSLGYEWVSENVLNVINGCPDSLADIMRTLAEHIANQIAQALMKEESGQKLLVTGGGAFNHFLIELLRERLKEKVEVCIPDDTTINFKEALIFAFLGVLRIRGEVNCLSSVTGSSQDSCGGVLTH, from the coding sequence ATGAAAAATAAGGAGAAGTATAAAGCAATTGGGCTAATGTCAGGAACATCATTGGATGGTCTGGATTTGGCTTTTTGTGAATTTGAAATTGAGGATGGGCTATGGTCCTATCAAATTCATGGAACAGAAACCCGTAGTTACCCGGAAGAGTTGTATAACTTTTTGAAAACCGCTGTTGAATTTTCCGGTCTTGAACTAACAAAGCTTGATGTAGAATTGGGCCAATGGATGGGAAAAGTGGTGAAGTCATTCATAGACAGTAACCAATTTGAGGTTGATTTCATTGCGTCTCATGGACATACAGTTTTCCATCAACCAGAATCAGGAATAACCATGCAGATCGGAAATGGTAATTCTATTGCCGCTATTAGCCAATTACCAGTAGTATATGATTTTCGCTCGCTTGATGTGGCCCTTGGCGGGCAGGGTGCGCCCTTGGTCCCTATTGGTGATGCATTGCTTTTTCACGGTTATGATTATTGTCTGAACCTAGGTGGAATTGCCAATATCTCATTCCACAAAGACGGGCGACGTTTGGCGTACGACATTTGTCCGTGCAATATGGCTCTTAACTATATTGCAAATAAAAAGGGACATAATTATGACAAGGGAGGTGCAATAGCACGAGAAGGAAAGTTATTGCCAGGTTTGCTTGAAGTTCTTGATAATCTTGCGTTCTATAAGCAGCCATATCCGAAATCGTTGGGGTATGAATGGGTAAGTGAAAATGTCTTAAACGTAATCAACGGTTGCCCCGACTCTCTGGCAGATATTATGAGAACCCTGGCGGAGCATATAGCAAATCAAATTGCCCAGGCTCTAATGAAAGAGGAGAGTGGACAAAAATTATTGGTTACAGGTGGTGGTGCATTCAACCATTTTCTTATAGAATTGCTTCGGGAACGTTTAAAAGAAAAGGTTGAAGTCTGCATCCCTGACGATACTACAATTAATTTTAAAGAGGCGTTGATATTTGCTTTTTTAGGAGTATTGAGAATAAGAGGGGAAGTAAATTGCCTGAGTAGTGTCACCGGGTCGTCTCAGGATAGTTGCGGAGGAGTTTTGACACATTAG
- a CDS encoding type III pantothenate kinase, protein MNLALDFGNTFTKAGLFKENELVEVIRLTDQVEIDKIITDFNPEHVIVSSVNQSIEDIQSRLNDVAVTILSPDLPLPFKINYKTPQTLGLDRIAAVAGAQGIFPDTNCLVIDTGTCFTYDIIDNKSTYHGGGISPGISLRFRALHNFTANLPLIEFEKDVPLVGQSTKESILSGVVNGAIAEIQEIIRMYSDKFGHLQIIICGGDAKFFENKLKASIFVAPELVLRGLNRILLYNV, encoded by the coding sequence ATGAACTTAGCTCTCGATTTTGGTAATACATTTACCAAAGCAGGATTATTTAAAGAGAACGAACTCGTCGAGGTCATCCGGTTGACTGACCAGGTGGAGATTGATAAAATTATTACGGATTTTAATCCTGAACATGTTATTGTAAGTTCTGTCAACCAGAGCATTGAAGATATTCAATCCAGGCTGAACGATGTTGCGGTCACTATATTGAGTCCGGATCTGCCACTGCCATTTAAAATTAATTATAAGACCCCTCAAACTCTGGGTCTGGACAGAATTGCTGCCGTTGCAGGTGCGCAGGGAATTTTCCCTGATACGAATTGTCTTGTCATAGATACAGGCACTTGTTTCACCTATGACATCATCGACAACAAAAGTACCTATCATGGCGGGGGAATTTCTCCGGGAATATCACTACGCTTTAGAGCATTGCATAATTTTACCGCCAATCTGCCGTTGATAGAGTTTGAAAAAGACGTTCCGCTTGTGGGTCAGTCGACTAAAGAATCAATACTAAGCGGTGTGGTTAATGGTGCAATTGCGGAAATACAAGAAATTATTCGGATGTATAGTGACAAATTCGGACATTTGCAGATTATTATCTGCGGTGGAGACGCCAAATTCTTTGAAAACAAACTGAAAGCTAGCATATTTGTAGCCCCGGAATTGGTTCTCAGGGGTTTAAACAGGATTTTACTTTATAATGTATAA
- a CDS encoding tetratricopeptide repeat protein → MKSKMMKRILLLAAIVLPYFAQAQCEGWNWPEDKAKAEEKNVLYTDALRNDNFKAAKGPHQWLLQNAPNLNTSIYINGEKIYKGLIEETKDEAQKDIYIDSLMLIYDMRIQYCDEKADVMARKAYSAYRYNVKKKGELANVLKLFDQAYELGGENVDYYMHVPYMSVVVYNKKYLDNLSDNEILNRYDKIMETVDNQIQKGGKYVDKLTDYRGTIDGLLVSVIDVDCDFVRENLAPKFKENPDDLKLAKKIFAFMLNGKCTDDPLWLEAGRVIQEKEPSYGLAKNLGLKFKASGDTQKAVSYFEMALALTEDPTQKAEMYIQMGAIKGGAAAREMYRKALSVDPTSKDAYSAIGNLYFNSFNTCKGEKDIVKDRAVFLVAYDMFQKAGNTRAMQSAKEQFPSTEEIFTYNYTKGNQITVDCWINETTTIRSRD, encoded by the coding sequence ATGAAAAGTAAAATGATGAAGCGCATCTTATTGTTAGCAGCAATCGTACTGCCTTACTTCGCTCAGGCGCAATGCGAAGGTTGGAACTGGCCTGAAGATAAGGCTAAAGCTGAAGAAAAAAATGTACTATATACAGATGCATTAAGGAATGATAACTTTAAAGCGGCCAAAGGACCTCACCAATGGTTGCTTCAAAACGCTCCTAACTTAAATACATCTATTTATATCAACGGAGAAAAAATATACAAAGGCTTAATTGAGGAGACTAAAGATGAAGCACAGAAAGATATCTACATCGATTCCCTCATGTTGATCTATGATATGAGAATACAATATTGTGACGAAAAAGCCGATGTAATGGCCAGAAAAGCCTATTCAGCTTACCGCTACAATGTAAAGAAGAAAGGCGAACTGGCTAATGTGCTTAAACTTTTCGACCAGGCATACGAATTAGGAGGAGAAAATGTTGATTACTATATGCACGTACCTTATATGAGTGTAGTAGTATATAACAAAAAATATCTTGACAACTTATCTGATAATGAAATACTTAACAGGTATGACAAGATCATGGAGACCGTAGACAATCAAATCCAGAAAGGCGGTAAATACGTGGATAAACTTACTGACTATAGAGGTACAATCGACGGGCTATTGGTAAGTGTGATTGATGTTGACTGTGATTTCGTTAGAGAAAACCTTGCGCCAAAATTCAAAGAAAATCCTGATGATCTTAAATTGGCTAAAAAGATCTTTGCTTTCATGCTTAACGGTAAGTGTACTGATGACCCACTCTGGTTAGAGGCAGGTAGAGTTATCCAGGAAAAAGAGCCCAGCTATGGTCTGGCTAAAAACCTTGGCCTTAAATTCAAAGCCAGTGGTGACACGCAAAAGGCTGTTAGCTACTTCGAAATGGCACTTGCCCTAACGGAAGATCCCACCCAAAAAGCCGAAATGTATATCCAAATGGGTGCCATTAAAGGTGGGGCTGCCGCTCGTGAAATGTACAGAAAGGCACTTTCAGTTGACCCTACAAGTAAGGATGCTTATTCTGCAATTGGTAACTTGTATTTCAACAGCTTCAACACATGTAAAGGCGAGAAGGATATTGTAAAAGATAGAGCCGTTTTCCTGGTTGCTTACGATATGTTCCAAAAAGCTGGAAATACAAGAGCCATGCAATCAGCCAAGGAGCAATTTCCTTCAACAGAAGAAATTTTTACCTACAATTATACCAAGGGTAATCAGATAACTGTAGATTGCTGGATCAATGAAACGACTACGATCAGAAGCCGGGACTAA
- the lptC gene encoding LPS export ABC transporter periplasmic protein LptC, protein MTKLYLLLLPLLFFISCESLDEKAAVSEPYTGPLQEAENLDLYYSESATVKVKLETKKLWEYANGDMEFPEGLYMEFYDETGKKTSTLKANEAYYFKEEDKYRGRGDVVIKSIENNQELKTEELFWKPDKEQMYTDEFVTITLPDQILYGHGLVAKQDFSSYEITKPEGVFYLEE, encoded by the coding sequence ATGACAAAACTATATTTACTTCTGCTACCTCTACTATTTTTCATCTCCTGCGAAAGCCTGGACGAAAAAGCTGCTGTGTCAGAACCATATACAGGCCCCTTGCAGGAAGCAGAAAACCTTGATCTCTACTATAGCGAATCTGCAACAGTCAAAGTAAAACTGGAAACCAAGAAACTTTGGGAATATGCTAATGGGGATATGGAATTTCCTGAAGGACTTTACATGGAATTTTATGATGAGACCGGTAAAAAAACCTCCACACTAAAAGCCAATGAAGCCTACTACTTTAAAGAAGAGGACAAATACCGGGGCCGGGGAGATGTCGTTATTAAAAGTATTGAAAACAACCAGGAGTTGAAGACCGAGGAACTATTCTGGAAGCCAGACAAGGAACAAATGTATACGGATGAATTTGTAACTATAACTTTACCGGATCAGATACTATACGGTCATGGCCTGGTTGCCAAGCAGGATTTCTCATCTTATGAAATAACAAAACCTGAAGGTGTATTTTACCTGGAAGAATGA
- a CDS encoding hemolysin family protein — protein MDLTLLPPILLTLLFSAFFSGIEIAFVSADRLHIELQKKKGFRTGKILASFINNPSRFIGTTLIGNTIALVIYGVFMAKLLDPIIRESLPAALYNEVSVLIIQTVLSTLVVLLTAEFLPKSIFLINPNWMLSILAIPMFLIYKLMGPVVWAVVSASKLIITKVIGYQYSEDRPAFGLTDLNNYIKNTLMSDEETNVEVDTKIFNNALEFKTIRIRECMIPRTEIVAVDIEDKIEDLKQAFIESGHSKIIVYKESIDDVIGYCHSLELFKKPKTIQDILTPIIIVPETMLANELMIQFISERKSLALVVDEYGGTSGVVSIEDIIEEIFGEIQDEHDVEDWVEQKLDEHNYLLSARHEIDYLNDKYEWDLPTGDYETLGGLILSVTEDLPEPGDTISLPPFSFTIQSTNDIRIDIVKLTLKNNTKENK, from the coding sequence ATGGATCTGACGCTGCTTCCTCCGATTTTACTTACCCTGCTTTTTTCGGCATTCTTTTCCGGAATAGAAATAGCTTTTGTCTCCGCAGATCGTCTTCATATAGAGCTTCAGAAGAAAAAAGGTTTTCGAACAGGTAAAATTTTAGCTTCCTTCATCAATAATCCCTCCAGATTTATTGGAACAACTCTGATAGGCAATACGATTGCGCTGGTTATTTACGGTGTTTTTATGGCCAAGCTTTTAGACCCTATTATAAGAGAATCCCTTCCGGCAGCTTTATACAATGAGGTTTCGGTATTAATTATACAAACAGTGCTGTCTACACTTGTTGTGCTTCTTACAGCAGAGTTTTTACCCAAAAGCATCTTCCTTATTAACCCGAACTGGATGCTGTCCATTCTGGCCATCCCAATGTTCTTAATATATAAATTAATGGGACCGGTGGTATGGGCCGTAGTTTCAGCGTCAAAGCTGATCATCACCAAAGTTATTGGTTACCAATATTCCGAAGACCGGCCTGCCTTTGGGCTGACAGATCTCAACAATTATATTAAAAACACCCTGATGTCGGATGAAGAAACCAACGTTGAGGTTGACACAAAAATATTCAATAATGCCCTTGAATTTAAAACCATCCGGATACGGGAATGTATGATTCCCAGAACTGAAATTGTGGCAGTGGATATTGAAGATAAGATAGAAGACTTGAAACAGGCCTTTATTGAGAGCGGGCACTCAAAAATCATTGTATATAAAGAGTCTATTGATGACGTAATTGGCTACTGTCATTCCCTGGAGCTCTTTAAAAAACCAAAAACCATACAGGATATTCTCACCCCTATAATAATTGTACCCGAAACAATGCTGGCCAATGAACTTATGATTCAGTTTATCAGTGAACGCAAGAGTCTGGCTTTGGTTGTGGATGAATACGGTGGTACATCAGGAGTGGTAAGTATTGAAGATATTATAGAAGAAATATTTGGAGAAATCCAGGACGAGCATGATGTGGAAGACTGGGTAGAGCAAAAACTGGATGAGCATAACTACCTGCTTAGCGCCAGACATGAAATAGACTATCTGAACGATAAATATGAATGGGATCTGCCAACCGGAGACTATGAAACACTGGGCGGGCTTATTTTGTCAGTAACAGAGGATCTGCCTGAGCCGGGAGACACTATTTCCCTGCCTCCTTTTTCATTTACGATCCAATCAACCAACGATATACGTATCGACATTGTAAAACTTACGCTAAAAAACAATACAAAAGAAAATAAATAA
- a CDS encoding peptidylprolyl isomerase, with product MALINTLRNKMGKVVVAFVAVAIFAFILADLLGSGSGLFNNDNQVGEIAGEDISLQEFQNFVQEREGFYQLQYNRQPSESERPTIRQQAWELLVTKYAFNKQYDEVGVEVTSNEVWDMMQGKNQDPSVKGFFTNPETGEFDRQLFLNFLNNYENQAPVYQNYWFMIKSNLKPARERLKYENLLLSTGYITSAEAQREYNAQNDVAEVKYLYVPFYAIGDSAVSVTESQLKDYYNKHKEEYKVEHTRSLKYVTFPIIPSKADTAYVKEEMSELKKEFATTERDSVYAGANTDALTFFDKYHIGTLPAQLKANAGNLSKGDVRGPYMTSNGYVLYKISEIFQDTISYAKASHILIKGEDDEAKEEAQKILDEIKGGASFEAMAREHGTDATASRGGDLGWFQSGRMVEEFENAVFNANEAGLLNNLVKTEFGYHIIRVDEPKTNTAYKVATIERNIIASDETRNEAFRKADLFSSNSEDLESFTQLAKEDTLNVMTADKLKKNDRRIGVLGEARQVIQWLFRDASKGDVSEVFELDDQYTVAVMTDETEKGYQPLENVKTEVTARVKNQLKGEQIINKLKELSGSLEEMASKYGADANVYSSSDLKLNVNSLPNVGYDPKAVGRAFSLDAGQKTEPFSSENGVLIIEMQNKTNAPEVADYSAYKNQLQQNVRNRTSFGITEAIKEYAEIEDQRYKFY from the coding sequence ATGGCATTAATCAACACTCTAAGAAATAAGATGGGCAAGGTAGTGGTGGCTTTCGTAGCCGTAGCCATTTTCGCCTTTATTCTGGCTGATCTTCTAGGAAGCGGATCAGGACTTTTTAACAATGACAATCAGGTAGGAGAAATCGCAGGAGAAGATATTTCGTTACAGGAATTCCAGAATTTTGTCCAGGAGCGTGAAGGCTTTTACCAACTTCAATATAACAGGCAGCCTTCAGAAAGTGAAAGACCAACCATCAGACAGCAGGCATGGGAACTGTTGGTGACCAAGTATGCCTTCAATAAGCAATATGATGAAGTAGGCGTTGAAGTAACCAGCAACGAAGTTTGGGATATGATGCAGGGCAAAAACCAGGACCCTAGTGTGAAAGGTTTTTTTACAAACCCAGAAACTGGTGAGTTTGACAGACAATTATTTCTGAACTTCCTGAATAACTATGAAAATCAGGCTCCAGTTTATCAGAACTACTGGTTCATGATCAAGAGTAACCTGAAACCAGCCAGGGAAAGACTAAAGTATGAAAACTTATTGCTTAGCACAGGTTATATAACTTCTGCGGAGGCCCAAAGAGAATACAATGCTCAAAACGATGTAGCTGAGGTTAAATATTTATATGTGCCTTTCTATGCTATCGGGGATTCTGCTGTCAGCGTTACAGAAAGCCAGCTGAAAGATTACTATAATAAGCATAAAGAGGAGTATAAAGTAGAGCATACAAGAAGCCTGAAATATGTAACGTTCCCCATTATTCCTTCAAAGGCTGACACCGCATACGTAAAAGAAGAGATGTCGGAACTTAAAAAGGAGTTTGCCACAACCGAGCGAGATTCCGTATATGCAGGTGCCAATACGGATGCATTAACGTTCTTTGATAAATATCACATTGGAACACTTCCCGCTCAACTGAAGGCCAACGCCGGTAACCTGAGTAAGGGAGATGTTAGAGGACCATACATGACTTCAAACGGCTATGTGTTATACAAAATATCTGAAATTTTTCAAGATACTATCTCTTATGCAAAGGCTAGTCACATTCTTATTAAAGGAGAGGATGACGAGGCTAAGGAAGAAGCTCAAAAGATACTTGATGAAATTAAAGGCGGCGCCAGCTTTGAAGCTATGGCAAGAGAGCACGGAACTGATGCTACTGCATCAAGAGGTGGTGACCTCGGATGGTTCCAATCGGGAAGAATGGTAGAAGAGTTTGAGAATGCTGTGTTCAATGCCAACGAGGCCGGCTTGCTAAACAACCTGGTAAAAACAGAATTTGGTTACCACATTATCAGGGTTGATGAGCCTAAAACAAATACTGCATATAAGGTAGCTACTATAGAAAGAAACATCATAGCCAGCGACGAAACAAGAAATGAAGCATTTAGGAAAGCAGACCTGTTCTCGTCAAACAGTGAAGACCTTGAATCGTTTACACAATTGGCAAAAGAAGATACTCTGAATGTGATGACAGCTGACAAGCTTAAGAAAAATGACCGAAGGATTGGCGTTTTGGGTGAAGCACGTCAGGTTATTCAATGGTTGTTCAGAGATGCCTCTAAAGGAGATGTGTCTGAGGTATTCGAGTTAGACGATCAATATACAGTGGCAGTGATGACTGATGAAACAGAAAAAGGATACCAACCTCTGGAAAATGTAAAGACAGAAGTTACGGCTCGTGTTAAAAACCAGCTAAAAGGTGAGCAAATTATCAACAAGTTAAAGGAACTTTCAGGTTCATTGGAGGAAATGGCTTCTAAATACGGTGCAGATGCGAATGTTTACTCTTCGAGCGACCTTAAGCTGAACGTAAACTCTCTTCCAAATGTAGGCTATGACCCTAAGGCTGTAGGAAGGGCATTCTCTCTGGATGCAGGTCAGAAAACTGAACCGTTCTCATCAGAAAATGGTGTGCTGATCATTGAAATGCAGAACAAAACGAATGCTCCGGAAGTGGCTGACTACTCTGCTTACAAAAACCAACTTCAACAAAACGTGAGAAACCGAACCAGTTTTGGTATCACCGAGGCTATTAAAGAATACGCTGAGATTGAAGATCAGAGATATAAATTTTATTAA
- a CDS encoding DUF493 family protein — MEDSSINSFKEKLDKEYDWPSLYTFKFIVPKGKADEVRNLFSNHNTKEKSSSNGNYISVTAEVMVQSSDKVIEYYLEANKVEGIIAL; from the coding sequence ATGGAAGATAGCTCAATCAACTCATTTAAAGAAAAGCTGGATAAGGAATACGACTGGCCCTCTCTTTATACTTTCAAATTTATAGTGCCTAAAGGCAAAGCTGATGAAGTTAGAAATCTCTTTAGTAACCATAATACTAAAGAAAAATCATCAAGTAACGGAAACTACATCAGTGTAACGGCCGAGGTAATGGTACAATCCAGCGATAAGGTAATTGAATATTACCTTGAGGCAAACAAGGTTGAAGGAATCATTGCCTTGTAA
- a CDS encoding class I SAM-dependent methyltransferase yields MKSLILFIALCILFSCKPERESKSNVKAEALKDSTSTVAANVNEDSSFDISNFQNLVEVYEDPERSEWQNPALIIDKLGDVKGKVIADIGAGTGYFTFRLAEQGARVIAIDIDERFLNYIEDRKPELQHIIPDERVETRLSRENDPLLLKEETHMAILVNTYHFLSDRVDYLKKIKQGLKKNGRIVIVDYKLGQMPVGPQESMKVTSPQVIKELTEAGFSSIETDKNSLEFQYIISAQKN; encoded by the coding sequence TTGAAAAGCTTAATTCTTTTTATCGCACTTTGCATTTTATTTTCCTGCAAGCCTGAGAGGGAAAGTAAAAGTAATGTCAAGGCAGAAGCTTTGAAGGACTCCACTTCAACAGTAGCTGCAAATGTCAACGAAGACTCTTCATTTGATATCAGCAATTTTCAAAATCTGGTTGAGGTTTATGAAGACCCGGAAAGAAGTGAATGGCAAAACCCTGCCCTGATCATAGATAAACTTGGAGATGTAAAGGGCAAAGTTATAGCTGATATTGGGGCGGGCACAGGCTACTTTACATTCAGGTTGGCAGAGCAAGGAGCGCGTGTTATTGCTATTGATATTGATGAGAGATTTTTAAACTACATAGAAGACAGAAAGCCAGAATTACAGCATATTATTCCTGATGAAAGGGTGGAAACCCGCCTATCCCGGGAAAACGATCCTTTATTGCTAAAAGAAGAGACTCATATGGCCATTCTGGTTAATACTTATCATTTTCTTTCAGACAGGGTAGACTACCTTAAAAAAATTAAACAAGGACTGAAAAAAAACGGACGTATAGTTATTGTAGATTATAAGTTAGGTCAAATGCCGGTAGGCCCGCAGGAAAGCATGAAAGTAACAAGCCCGCAGGTAATTAAAGAGTTAACTGAAGCTGGATTTAGCTCAATTGAAACAGATAAAAACAGCCTGGAATTCCAGTATATTATTTCTGCTCAGAAAAACTAA
- a CDS encoding 4a-hydroxytetrahydrobiopterin dehydratase codes for MWKEENNTLKKTFEFKDFKEAFGFMTKVAIVAEKLNHHPNWSNVYNKVSFELNTHDAGDKVTEKDHQLAKEIDKLA; via the coding sequence ATGTGGAAAGAAGAGAACAATACACTAAAGAAAACATTTGAATTCAAAGACTTTAAGGAAGCCTTTGGGTTTATGACAAAGGTAGCCATTGTTGCAGAAAAATTAAATCATCACCCCAATTGGTCAAATGTGTATAATAAGGTCAGCTTTGAGCTTAACACGCACGATGCCGGTGATAAAGTGACAGAAAAAGATCATCAATTGGCCAAAGAAATTGATAAATTAGCCTGA
- the rsmI gene encoding 16S rRNA (cytidine(1402)-2'-O)-methyltransferase, producing MEQETQLYLVPTPIGNLEDITIRAINILKGVDTILAEDTRTSGKLLKRYEIARPLQSYHIFNEHKAVAQLVDRFNKGEKMALITDAGTPSISDPGFLLVRECLKAGIKLECLPGATAFVPALVKSGLPSDKFVFEGFLPHKKGRKTRLEALSAEERTIILYESPHRLVKALDQLAEHLGSDRQASVSRELTKLHEETANGTLLELKEYFEKGAVKGEIVIVVDGKK from the coding sequence TTGGAACAAGAAACACAGCTATACCTGGTCCCGACACCAATAGGCAATCTTGAAGATATTACTATAAGAGCCATTAATATCCTTAAAGGTGTAGATACGATCCTGGCCGAGGACACACGCACTTCGGGTAAATTATTAAAAAGATATGAAATAGCCCGTCCACTGCAGAGCTATCATATCTTTAATGAGCATAAGGCCGTAGCCCAACTTGTAGACAGGTTTAATAAAGGAGAAAAAATGGCGCTTATTACTGATGCGGGAACTCCATCTATTTCCGATCCTGGCTTTTTATTGGTAAGAGAGTGTCTCAAAGCAGGCATAAAGCTGGAGTGCCTTCCGGGAGCCACCGCTTTTGTGCCGGCGTTAGTAAAGTCGGGGCTGCCATCAGACAAATTTGTATTTGAAGGGTTTCTCCCTCACAAAAAAGGAAGGAAAACCAGGCTGGAGGCCCTGTCTGCCGAAGAGCGTACTATAATTTTATATGAATCACCTCATCGCCTTGTAAAAGCCCTGGATCAGCTGGCTGAGCACCTTGGTTCTGACAGGCAGGCTTCGGTTTCAAGAGAGCTCACCAAGCTCCATGAAGAGACTGCAAACGGCACACTACTTGAATTGAAAGAATATTTCGAAAAAGGCGCTGTTAAAGGCGAAATTGTTATTGTGGTCGATGGAAAAAAATAA
- a CDS encoding inositol monophosphatase family protein, translating into MSDLKQILESSKKLTLEVGQFIRAESRNFKKSDIEHKGFNDLVSYVDKQAEEKLVEGCRNILPEAGFITEEGTASNRKEEFNWIIDPLDGTTNFTHGLPVFAISLALMQYDKIVLGIIYEINKDECFYAIKDGKAYCNDEQIRISEVTELGQSLIATGFPYYDFGQMSRYLDILNSFMQKTHGLRRLGSAAVDLAYTACGRFEGFFEYNLKPWDVAAGIIIVQEAGGKVTDFKGGEDFLFGGEIIASGHPHQDMLQVITNHWHVES; encoded by the coding sequence ATGAGCGATCTAAAACAAATACTGGAATCTTCAAAAAAATTAACTCTCGAAGTCGGTCAATTCATAAGGGCGGAGAGCAGGAATTTCAAAAAATCAGACATAGAGCATAAGGGGTTTAATGACCTTGTATCATATGTAGACAAGCAAGCAGAAGAAAAACTTGTAGAGGGATGCAGGAATATACTCCCTGAAGCTGGTTTTATTACAGAGGAAGGCACAGCTTCAAACAGAAAGGAAGAATTTAACTGGATCATTGATCCTCTTGATGGAACTACTAACTTCACTCATGGTCTCCCTGTATTTGCCATAAGCCTTGCCCTTATGCAATATGATAAAATTGTACTGGGTATTATCTACGAAATTAATAAAGACGAGTGCTTCTATGCGATCAAGGATGGTAAGGCCTATTGCAATGACGAACAAATCCGGATATCAGAAGTAACAGAGCTAGGGCAAAGTCTTATTGCCACTGGCTTTCCTTACTACGATTTCGGTCAAATGTCCCGATACCTTGATATTCTGAATAGTTTTATGCAAAAAACACATGGTCTCAGACGACTTGGAAGTGCCGCTGTCGATCTTGCCTATACAGCATGTGGTCGCTTTGAAGGTTTTTTTGAGTATAACCTTAAGCCGTGGGATGTTGCCGCAGGCATTATCATAGTACAGGAAGCGGGTGGTAAGGTTACGGATTTCAAAGGTGGTGAGGATTTTCTTTTTGGAGGTGAAATTATTGCCTCAGGCCATCCGCATCAGGATATGCTACAGGTGATAACCAATCACTGGCATGTAGAATCTTAA